One window from the genome of Yarrowia lipolytica chromosome 1B, complete sequence encodes:
- a CDS encoding uncharacterized protein (Compare to YALI0B05038g, no similarity) gives MSSTKPRKFHSRKAHKKSHLGCKTCKRRRIKCDERLPSCSQCSRIDSPCPYLDMTPQELTFFREAKVKSDATSFINMRSMNPTTQVPMQGYGYPAPPPPHGGPPPAMGMQQPMMPMGYPPQGVPPPQMPLQHMPPMAPAPMAQPYYAMQYPPPPQHMYGHMPMPPQTQIPQQHPAAQPPHPGPPPPSTHLSPHHSPHQSHHSPHSPHAHNVPSAPPPPTSAPQGPHSYPGAFSGSLPSVQNGTTLPPLGSSPPLSAAGNSGVKLENGHQADGVKTENAQPVSLPPLTSTLPPISAITDSGGSNDSFQLPPIIQAHNPKHATLPQKFGTGNTASIVKQGFETDMMRHAYGAWISDSIKNAEDHPVLYHSLLAFSHGYLYLKSHSKVPDEKANTGGMTPEQIRDLSSHHRSKALSMIHTYTDNLGSNSEQLPNASDALLVTTLILAWDIFLQEDDIKPYIELSKGLAAVLQSLSLNTSQSPTTFCMAESLFQSIKSIHIPPYESGFWQEFVSKFASVKHQISDSTLLLQYAEVEEFLNEVTNMLNNQPRNFNNPTSYPPQKLYQFLRQWLTIFPSRALSGFQTWKTHDEKLLYSYCHAASRALDALFPEVRFLFQIGFIGPVDLVGLDNSLEESLGPNTGSTNPLTYPLRVVGFFKMRTSLASRILFDDDPFEGSDSLVERKKSRFGMLKEIFVNSFENPTVPQFDHYKSNGANEGESPDSVSASSVTGGSSSPRTSVTSISGDEGMAMAASTANAVPAAAGASSWKQTAFARYFVDRMEILGT, from the coding sequence ATGTCCTCCACCAAACCACGCAAGTTCCACTCACGAAAGGCGCACAAGAAGTCACACTTGGGGTGTAAGACTTGCAAGAGACGACGAATTAAGTGCGATGAGAGACTGCCCAGCTGCTCACAATGCTCGCGCATCGACTCACCATGTCCATACCTAGACATGACTCCTCAAGAACTGACCTTCTTTCGAGAGGCCAAAGTCAAGAGCGATGCCACCAGCTTCATTAACATGCGCAGCATGAACCCCACGACCCAGGTGCCCATGCAAGGCTATGGCTATCCAGCTCCACCACCGCCTCACGGAGGACCGCCACCGGCAATGGGAATGCAACAACCAATGATGCCCATGGGCTATCCTCCCCAAGGGGTCCCTCCACCACAAATGCCTCTGCAACACATGCCTCCCATGGCACCCGCTCCCATGGCACAACCGTACTATGCAATGCAATACCCACCGCCCCCACAGCATATGTATGGTCACATGCCCATGCCACCCCAGACACAGATTCCACAGCAACATCCTGCAGCACAGCCACCACACCCGggtcctccaccaccatcaacacATCTTTCTCCCCATCATTCGCCACACCAGTCTCATCACTCACCACACTCTCCGCATGCTCACAACGTTCCCAGCGCACCCCCACCTCCTACCAGTGCGCCACAAGGCCCCCACTCTTACCCAGGTGCATTCTCTGGCTCCCTGCCAAGCGTTCAGAATGGCACAACACTGCCACCGCTGGGAAGCTCTCCTCCTTTGAGCGCCGCCGGAAACTCCGGAGTGAAACTTGAGAATGGACATCAGGCCGATGGTGTGAAGACGGAAAACGCACAGCCCGTATCGCTGCCTCCCTTGACTTCTACATTGCCCCCGATTTCCGCTATCACCGACAGTGGTGGTTCTAACGACTCGTTTCAATTGCCACCTATCATCCAAGCCCACAACCCGAAACATGCGACTTTGCCACAAAAATTTGGGACCGGAAACACCGCCAGCATTGTAAAGCAGGGATTTGAGACCGACATGATGAGACACGCTTACGGTGCATGGATCTCCGACAGCATCAAGAACGCCGAGGACCACCCTGTTTTGTACCACTCTCTTTTAGCCTTCAGCCACGGCTATCTGTACCTCAAGAGCCACTCCAAGGTCCCTGATGAGAAAGCCAACACCGGTGGCATGACCCCCGAACAAATCCGTGACTTGTCGTCTCACCACCGGTCCAAGGCTCTCAGCATGATCCATACCTACACCGACAATCTGGGCTCCAACTCCGAACAGCTGCCAAACGCTTCAGATGCTCTTCTGGTAACCACTCTCATTTTGGCTTGGGACATATTTCTGCAGGAGGACGATATCAAGCCCTATATTGAGCTCAGCAAGGGTCTGGCTGCCGTTCTGCAGtccctctctctcaacACCAGCCAGTCTCCCACCACTTTCTGCATGGCCGAGTCACTGTTTCAGAGCATCAAGTCCATCCATATTCCTCCTTACGAGTCAGGGTTCTGGCAGGAGTTTGTGAGTAAGTTTGCTTCAGTGAAGCACCAGATCAGCGACTCCACTCTGCTTCTCCAGTACGCCGAGGTTGAGGAGTTTCTCAATGAGGTCACCAACATGCTCAACAACCAACCCCGAAACTTCAACAACCCCACATCGTACCCTCCCCAGAAGCTGTATCAGTTCTTGCGACAGTGGCTTACAATTTTCCCCAGCCGAGCTCTGTCCGGTTTCCAGACGTGGAAGACCCACgacgagaagctgctctACTCTTACTGCCACGCCGCTTCTCGAGCTCTAGATGCTCTGTTCCCTGAGGTGAGGTTCCTTTTCCAGATTGGATTCATCGGGCCTGTGGATCTGGTGGGACTCGACAACTCTCTCGAAGAAAGCCTGGGACCCAACACTGGCTCTACCAACCCTCTGACTTACCCTCTGCGAGTTGTGGGATTCTTCAAGATGCGAACTTCGCTTGCCTCTCGTATCTTGTTTGACGATGACCCCTTTGAGGGCTCTGATTCGCTGGTAGAGCGAAAGAAGAGCAGATTTGGaatgctcaaggagataTTTGTCAACTCCTTTGAGAACCCCACCGTGCCCCAGTTCGACCATTACAAGTCCAACGGCGCCAACGAAGGTGAGAGCCCCGACTCTGTATCCGCCTCTAGTGTCACTGGTGGCAGTTCGTCTCCTCGAACTTCGGTGACTAGTATCAGTGGAGACGAAGGAATGGCCATGGCCGCCTCCACTGCCAACGCCGTGCCAGCTGCTGCCGGAGCTTCTTCCTGGAAGCAGACAGCTTTTGCCCGATATTTCGTGGATAGAATGGAAATCTTGGGCACCTAG